Genomic DNA from Catellatospora sp. TT07R-123:
TTGAGGCCCCAAGTAGCGAACACTGGCAGCCGGGCGCCGGGCACAACATGATGCCTCCGTCTGCGCTGTCACCCGCCGTAAACTGTGCTCATGATCGAGCCGTCATGCGAGGTCCGCACTTGTGCCGGCGATCAGCCTGCGCGTTGATGAAGGCTTCTGGCCTTCGCCTGCTGGGCTCGCCAGGCAACTAACTCTGCCTCGATGTGCGTAAGCTTGTCCCGGCGCTCAAGGATGGCGCTTTCGAGGTGACGCCTTCGATGTGATACCCCCTCCAGCAATCTACTGATCTGACGGGCCTTAGAGTCAAGTTCGTACAAGTCCGAATAGTAGCCGTCTTGATCCCTAACACCAGATGGGCTTTTTAAAAATACATTCCGCTCGTCGCTTACGTGACGTGACTGCATTTCGAGGCGACGCTCGCTATCTTGAAGCGATTCTAGTTCGGCCGAGTGATAGCCGATTTCGTAGCTCATTCGCTCCGCCAACGCCGCTAGATTCTCGATCTCGAGGTCCCCCACGTTCGCGGCAATTGATGCGGGCACCTCAGCTTGGCGGATGGTTGCCTCACTCACTTCTGCATCGAGGAACCTCTTTGCGCTTTTTAAAAACTCCCCTACGTTCAATATGACAAGATGGCAGTTTGCGTACTCACGCGCCTCCTTTACCAATTCCGGTCGTGCAGATACGATCTTCCGGTTGACTTGGCGGAACCAGTCCTCTTTCTCGTCGCCCGTTACGAGCAGGATGTGACTGGCACCGGCTCGTTTGGCGTGTTCAAGAGTCTGTGCCCACACAAAGTAGTCACCATGCGACTGATCCTTGTTGCCGTCGCGGTAGCCGGGAGGCTCGGAGTTCTTTATCCTTCGATCCGCCTCAGCTAGACGCTCGGCGAGATCATCGACGAATGGCTGGCCGATCTTGCCGTTCAACAACGACTCTATTCGATCTAATATTGGGTCCTTGGAGAAGGATCGCACTGGAGTGTGCTTGTCCTGAAGGTCGGACACGACCCTGGATAGCGGCGTAAAAGCATTGGTCAATGCTTCGGTCAAACGCGACTTCTCTTCATCCGACAGCGAGACGCGCTTGAACAGTTCATTGATGCGCTCGCCAAGTTCCTGACTGACTTTCGATTCTGCCTGCCGGATGCTTGCAGCGAGCGCAGCGTAGCCGTTACGGAGATCGCTCATCACGCGTATGCGGTTTCGGTAGAATTCCTCACCAACCTGATGGGGAATGAAGATTCGCTTTTCAAGGCGTTCCAAAGCGCTAAGCAGTTGTTCACTTGCCTCGGTTGTATATCGGTATGCGTTGAAGAGCACGTTGGTATCCACAACTACCGTGCCCAGCGTGAATGAGGTTCGAAGATCGTTGTCGGTTGGGACTAAGTAATGTGCAAACTGATCCCGAAATGCAAGTGGCATGTGCCCTCCTCTGCAAGCGTGTCCATATTAGGGGGTGCGGTGTGCGCTCGACACTAGTTTTGGCCAGGACTGATGATGCGCTCACGACCGACCGAGGAAGCGCCACCCTGATAGCGCGACACGCAAGCAGCACGGCCGGTTCGCGCCGGGCCAAACGTACAGTCAAGCCGAATGTACTCAAAGCGGACGCCGACGCTGAGCGAAGTCCCAGCTCATCGAGCTGGGACTTCAGAAGGGTTAAATCTCCGTATCGCATGGGTAGGCGATACTGGGATCGAAACCAGCCGACTCTTCCGTGTGAACACGGTCCTGGGCTCTCCCCCGGTATCGCCCGCTGTCAACGCGCCTGGAACGCTGTGCTTCCGCAACTGACTGGAAGTGCTCAGGGTAAGCAGGAGCCATCAGGTTCGCTGACTTTCTGCTGACTCTCGACGGGCAACTGGACCCCTCGTCCCGAACGCTTCACCGGCGCCCACCTAGGGCACAGCGTCGCGTTGTGCAATCTGGTCGCGGCTGCGCTGTGGAAGGGCGGCAAACAACGTCCCGATGCGCTTCGGCCGGGAAATCATCTGGTCAACGATGACGTTTACCAGTGCAAAGAGGGATCCGACGAGGTCGGTGCTGTTGTCTATCTGGATCTCTCCTGGATGCACGGCATTGTTGCCCACGACACGAAGTACATCCATGGCCTGCTGGACCTGGGGGTCGAGGCCCTTCTGCACAAGCTTCGCAATCTTGTCGTTGATCTGGCCGGAACCCGGCTCAATGTCATCTACAAGCATCTGGAGGCTGAGCCTTAAAAGCGCTGCCGCGCTTCGCGGTGAAAGTGTGGAAACGTCGCGGGCTTCCTCGTAGATAGCTCGAACGTCGTCAGGCATATCAGCACTAGGCGATACGCCCACCTTCGACAGCGGGAACACCATGCGCCAGCCGTCTGTATTGGTTCGATACCAAACGATGTTCTCGTTGCAGGCCATGCACTGCTGCGTCTGGAAGTACCTGATCGGCGCGAACTTGTGCTCTTCGACTCTCCTGAAAAGAGGAAGATCTTTCATCAGCGCGAACACCCCGCATGCGCTGTGCGGGCACAAGTACTGATCGTTTTCCGGGCTCGGAATCTTCTCCATCGCGCTCTTGGCGGGGACAAAATCTGTCACGTGCGATATGGTCCCACCTCAGCGCCTTACACGCGCGAGATTATGCTGGTCGTGACGTGAGTTCTAGCCGCCTGGCCGGGAGAGAGAGCCGACAGGACGATTCGTGGCGAGTGGTGATCTCCTTGCGGCGGCAGTCTT
This window encodes:
- a CDS encoding PIN domain-containing protein; translation: MPLAFRDQFAHYLVPTDNDLRTSFTLGTVVVDTNVLFNAYRYTTEASEQLLSALERLEKRIFIPHQVGEEFYRNRIRVMSDLRNGYAALAASIRQAESKVSQELGERINELFKRVSLSDEEKSRLTEALTNAFTPLSRVVSDLQDKHTPVRSFSKDPILDRIESLLNGKIGQPFVDDLAERLAEADRRIKNSEPPGYRDGNKDQSHGDYFVWAQTLEHAKRAGASHILLVTGDEKEDWFRQVNRKIVSARPELVKEAREYANCHLVILNVGEFLKSAKRFLDAEVSEATIRQAEVPASIAANVGDLEIENLAALAERMSYEIGYHSAELESLQDSERRLEMQSRHVSDERNVFLKSPSGVRDQDGYYSDLYELDSKARQISRLLEGVSHRRRHLESAILERRDKLTHIEAELVAWRAQQAKARSLHQRAG
- a CDS encoding DUF4145 domain-containing protein produces the protein MTDFVPAKSAMEKIPSPENDQYLCPHSACGVFALMKDLPLFRRVEEHKFAPIRYFQTQQCMACNENIVWYRTNTDGWRMVFPLSKVGVSPSADMPDDVRAIYEEARDVSTLSPRSAAALLRLSLQMLVDDIEPGSGQINDKIAKLVQKGLDPQVQQAMDVLRVVGNNAVHPGEIQIDNSTDLVGSLFALVNVIVDQMISRPKRIGTLFAALPQRSRDQIAQRDAVP